A genomic window from Stigmatopora argus isolate UIUO_Sarg chromosome 13, RoL_Sarg_1.0, whole genome shotgun sequence includes:
- the gja3 gene encoding gap junction alpha-3 protein, whose translation MGDWSFLGRLLENAQEHSTVIGKVWLTVLFIFRILVLGAAAEDVWGDEQSDFTCNTQQPGCENVCYDQAFPISHIRFWVLQIIFVSTPTLIYLGHVLHIVRMEEKRKEKEEDHRKGNRFQAEEKELLFRSSSSGGGDQSSKRVKRPIRDEHGKIRIRGALLRTYVFNIIFKTLFEVGFILGQYFLYGFQLQPLYKCARWPCPNKVDCFISRPTEKTIFIIFMLAVACVSLFLNLLEIYHLGWKKLKQGMTNEAFPEPEARSAVAEPQRSTPGSGYPGEYTDVAAGGGAFLPPPEFKMDNLQQEEALRQHGPAAHYYISSNNNHRLAAQQNWANLATEQQTREMKAASPTLSSSSSSGLPPEVDAVASTRGSPGSDVTDSNDGRVSTTTVEMHKPPSTASQDPRRLSRASKSSSLRARPDDLAV comes from the exons ATGGGCGACTGGAGCTTTCTGGGGCGTCTGCTGGAGAACGCCCAGGAGCACTCCACGGTGATCGGCAAAGTGTGGTTGACGGTGCTGTTCATTTTTCGCATCCTGGTGCTGGGCGCCGCCGCCGAGGACGTGTGGGGGGACGAGCAGTCCGACTTCACCTGCAACACGCAGCAGCCGGGGTGCGAGAACGTGTGCTACGACCAGGCCTTCCCCATCTCGCACATCCGGTTCTGGGTCCTGCAGATCATCTTTGTGTCCACGCCCACCCTCATCTACCTGGGACACGTGCTGCACATTGTCCGCATGGAGGAGAAGCGCAAGGAAAAAGAGGAGGATCATCGGAAAGGCAACAGATTCCAGGCTGAG GAGAAGGAGCTTCTGTTTAGGAGTAGTAGCAGCGGCGGGGGGGACCAGAGCAGCAAAAGAGTCAAACGCCCCATCCGGGATGAGCACGGAAAAATCCGCATCCGGGGGGCTCTGCTGCGCACGTACGTCTTCAACATCATCTTCAAGACTCTGTTCGAGGTAGGCTTCATCCTGGGCCAGTACTTCCTGTACGGCTTTCAGCTGCAGCCCCTGTACAAGTGCGCCCGCTGGCCCTGCCCCAACAAGGTGGACTGCTTCATCTCGCGGCCCACCGAGAAGaccatcttcatcatcttcatgcTGGCCGTGGCCTGCGTCTCGCTCTTCCTCAACCTGCTGGAGATCTACCACTTGGGTTGGAAGAAGCTCAAGCAGGGTATGACCAACGAAGCCTTCCCGGAGCCGGAGGCCCGTTCCGCCGTCGCCGAGCCCCAGCGCTCGACCCCTGGGTCCGGCTACCCCGGCGAGTACACggacgtggcggccggcggcggGGCCTTTCTGCCTCCGCCCGAGTTTAAGATGGACAACCTGCAGCAGGAGGAGGCTCTCCGCCAACACGGGCCCGCCGCCCACTATTACatcagcagcaacaacaaccaCAGGCTGGCCGCCCAGCAAAACTGGGCCAACCTGGCCACCGAGCAGCAGACTCGGGAGATGAAGGCCGCCTCCCCTACgctttcttcctcctcttcttctggcCTGCCGCCCGAGGTAGACGCCGTGGCGAGTACCCGCGGAAGCCCGGGCTCCGACGTCACCGACTCAAACGACGGCCGCGTGAGCACCACTACAGTAGAGATGCACAAACCCCCCTCGACGGCCTCCCAAGATCCCCGGCGGCTGAGTCGGGCCAGCAAGAGCAGCAGTCTCCGGGCCCGACCTGACGACCTGGCGGTATGA
- the gjb8 gene encoding gap junction protein beta 8 yields MSWGALYAQLGGVNKHSTSLGKIWLSVLFIFRITILVLAAESVWGDEQSDFTCNTQQPGCKNVCYDHFFPVSHIRLWCLQLIFVSTPALLVAMHVAYRKRGDKRIMLASNGAEKPSDLDLETLKRRRLPITGTLWWTYTCSLFFRLIFEGGFMYALYFVYDGFRMPRLVKCEQWPCPNKVDCFISRPTEKTIFTIFMVASSAICMVLNVAELGYLVGKALMRCAGRRRNRRLSYNRNESVVREHAAMQNKKNELLLSVPSSDSSGRKTVC; encoded by the coding sequence ATGTCCTGGGGCGCCCTGTACGCCCAGCTGGGCGGCGTCAACAAGCACTCGACCAGCCTGGGCAAGATCTGGCTGTCGGTGCTGTTCATCTTCCGCATCACCATCTTGGTGCTGGCCGCCGAAAGCGTGTGGGGCGACGAGCAGTCCGACTTCACCTGCAACACGCAGCAGCCGGGCTGCAAGAACGTGTGCTACGACCACTTCTTCCCCGTCTCGCACATCCGCCTGTGGTGCCTGCAGCTCATCTTCGTGTCCACGCCGGCCCTTCTGGTAGCCATGCACGTGGCCTACCGCAAGCGCGGCGACAAGCGCATCATGCTGGCGTCCAACGGCGCCGAAAAACCCAGCGACCTGGACCTGGAGACGCTGAAGAGGCGCCGGCTGCCCATCACCGGCACGCTTTGGTGGACCTACACCTGCAGCCTCTTCTTCCGGCTGATTTTCGAGGGCGGCTTCATGTACGCGCTCTACTTCGTCTACGACGGCTTCCGGATGCCCCGCTTGGTCAAGTGCGAGCAGTGGCCATGTCCCAACAAGGTGGACTGCTTCATCTCGCGGCCCACCGAGAAGACCATCTTCACCATCTTCATGGTGGCCTCCTCGGCCATTTGCATGGTACTCAACGTGGCCGAGCTGGGCTACCTGGTGGGCAAGGCGCTCATGCGCTGCGCCGGCCGTCGCCGCAACCGGAGACTCTCGTACAACCGCAACGAAAGCGTCGTGCGGGAACACGCCGCCATGCAGAACAAGAAGAACGAGCTGCTGCTCTCCGTGCCCTCCTCGGACTCGTCCGGTCGAAAGACCGTGTGCTGA